In Phaeobacter inhibens DSM 16374, the following proteins share a genomic window:
- a CDS encoding phytanoyl-CoA dioxygenase family protein: MKVAATPMEQAYFDPEGCAPSDFAAQVEQELTPDQVPLVSKIEKNIPIYDMAALGETLSDVHARQRLMAEWAHGLRYGAGVLILQGAFQELAPIDAATVIYNRIIADEKAATGESADHFATAGANDRIWNALQKLCEAAPDVFARYFGNTSIAAVCEAWLGPNYQMTAQINLVRPGGAAQQAHRDYHLGFQTADTSAQYPAHVHDLSPVLTLQGAVAHTDMPVESGPTKLLPFSQQYRAGYAAWRRADFRAYFEEHCVQLPLAKGDAVFFNPALFHAAGANRSEDIQRMANLLQVSSAFGRAMETVDRRGMSERLFPALVKLKREGAMSEADHAAAIAACAEGYSFPTNLDRDPPVGGLAPQTQAGLFHQALAEGWTSERFNKALAAQDMRRQA; encoded by the coding sequence ATGAAAGTTGCTGCTACACCGATGGAGCAGGCCTATTTTGATCCCGAAGGATGTGCACCGAGTGATTTCGCTGCGCAGGTTGAACAGGAACTGACGCCCGACCAAGTTCCGCTGGTCAGCAAGATTGAGAAGAATATCCCGATCTATGACATGGCCGCGCTGGGCGAGACGCTGAGCGATGTCCACGCGCGCCAGCGGTTGATGGCGGAATGGGCGCATGGGTTGCGATACGGGGCGGGTGTTCTGATCTTACAGGGTGCCTTTCAGGAATTGGCGCCGATTGATGCGGCCACCGTCATCTATAACCGTATCATCGCAGACGAGAAGGCCGCGACCGGCGAGAGCGCAGATCATTTTGCCACCGCAGGGGCAAATGACCGGATCTGGAATGCGCTGCAAAAACTCTGTGAGGCAGCGCCAGATGTTTTCGCTCGCTATTTCGGTAACACATCTATCGCAGCGGTTTGCGAAGCTTGGCTGGGGCCGAACTACCAGATGACGGCGCAAATCAATCTGGTGCGACCGGGCGGTGCCGCACAGCAGGCGCATCGTGACTATCATCTGGGCTTTCAAACGGCGGACACATCCGCGCAATATCCGGCCCATGTGCATGATCTGTCGCCGGTTCTGACGTTGCAGGGGGCCGTGGCCCACACCGATATGCCGGTGGAAAGTGGTCCGACCAAGCTGCTTCCGTTTTCGCAGCAATACCGTGCGGGCTATGCAGCTTGGAGGCGCGCGGACTTCCGGGCTTATTTCGAAGAACATTGCGTGCAGTTGCCCTTGGCGAAGGGGGATGCTGTCTTCTTCAACCCGGCTTTGTTTCATGCCGCCGGAGCCAACCGGTCGGAGGATATTCAGCGCATGGCGAACCTGTTGCAGGTCTCGTCTGCCTTTGGGCGTGCAATGGAGACCGTGGATCGGCGCGGCATGTCGGAACGGCTTTTCCCGGCACTGGTCAAACTGAAGCGTGAGGGGGCCATGAGTGAGGCTGATCATGCCGCAGCAATTGCAGCCTGCGCAGAGGGGTATTCTTTCCCAACCAATCTGGACCGCGATCCGCCGGTGGGTGGTTTGGCCCCTCAAACACAGGCCGGGCTGTTTCATCAGGCCCTTGCCGAGGGGTGGACATCCGAGCGTTTCAACAAGGCGCTGGCGGCGCAGGACATGCGCCGCCAAGCGTAA